In Streptomyces hawaiiensis, one genomic interval encodes:
- a CDS encoding CinA family protein produces the protein MSSTATDVVRLLTVKGRTLAVAESLTGGLVAADITSVPGASQVFRGSVTAYATDLKHELLGVDATLLAARGAVDPQVAAQMAAGVRKALGTDWGIATTGVAGPEPQDGQAVGTVFVAVDGPAGANSGSAGGGKVEALRLNGDREEIRRESVRSVLALLLKELAGEQTGNERAQDTERNGGF, from the coding sequence GTGAGTTCCACGGCCACCGACGTGGTGCGACTACTCACGGTGAAGGGCAGGACGCTCGCCGTCGCGGAGTCGCTGACCGGTGGCCTCGTTGCGGCGGACATCACATCCGTCCCCGGGGCGTCCCAGGTCTTCCGAGGCTCCGTGACCGCCTACGCCACCGACCTGAAGCACGAGCTGCTCGGTGTCGACGCCACCCTGCTGGCGGCGCGCGGGGCGGTGGATCCGCAGGTCGCGGCCCAGATGGCGGCAGGCGTACGCAAGGCGCTCGGCACCGACTGGGGCATCGCGACCACCGGTGTCGCGGGTCCCGAACCGCAGGACGGACAGGCCGTCGGAACGGTTTTCGTCGCGGTGGACGGACCCGCCGGAGCAAATTCCGGTTCTGCCGGCGGCGGAAAAGTGGAGGCTCTGCGGTTGAACGGCGACCGCGAGGAAATTCGTAGAGAGAGTGTACGGAGCGTACTCGCATTGCTCCTGAAGGAGCTTGCGGGCGAACAGACTGGGAATGAGCGGGCACAGGATACGGAACGGAACGGGGGGTTTTGA
- the pgsA gene encoding CDP-diacylglycerol--glycerol-3-phosphate 3-phosphatidyltransferase: MTGVPASAAGGSSGARRAAAGAGAPAPAAPVAPGAAAGHPAVRSADGGAPGAGPGASSGVDHGGAAAAVPGAGETVHGEGDDVDAQSEGKTPRGGKIAAAAVNQASVWNIANLLTMLRLVLVPAFVALMLADGGHDPVWRALAWAAFAVAMITDLFDGHLARTYNLVTDFGKIADPIADKAIMGAALICLSALGDLPWWVTGVILGRELGITLLRFLVIRYGVIPASRGGKLKTLTQGVAVGMYVLALTGWLATLRWWVMAAAVVLTVVTGLDYVKQAIVLRRQGIAERKAALEEKEA; this comes from the coding sequence ATGACCGGTGTCCCGGCATCCGCGGCGGGAGGCTCCTCCGGCGCGAGAAGGGCAGCGGCCGGAGCGGGCGCTCCGGCCCCCGCGGCCCCCGTGGCCCCGGGGGCGGCGGCCGGACATCCGGCCGTGCGGTCTGCCGATGGCGGGGCGCCCGGTGCGGGACCCGGTGCCTCGTCCGGGGTGGATCACGGCGGGGCTGCCGCGGCGGTACCCGGTGCCGGTGAGACCGTCCACGGTGAGGGCGACGACGTCGACGCCCAGAGCGAAGGGAAGACCCCGCGGGGCGGGAAGATCGCTGCCGCGGCCGTCAACCAGGCCAGTGTCTGGAACATCGCCAACCTCCTGACCATGCTCCGGCTGGTCCTCGTGCCGGCCTTCGTCGCGCTGATGCTCGCCGACGGCGGCCACGACCCGGTGTGGCGGGCTCTCGCCTGGGCCGCCTTCGCCGTCGCCATGATCACCGACCTGTTCGACGGTCACCTGGCGCGCACGTACAACCTGGTCACGGACTTCGGGAAGATCGCCGACCCCATCGCCGACAAGGCGATCATGGGGGCGGCGCTGATCTGTCTGTCCGCGCTCGGCGATCTGCCCTGGTGGGTGACCGGCGTCATCCTCGGCAGGGAACTCGGGATCACCCTGCTGCGTTTCCTGGTGATCCGCTACGGCGTCATCCCCGCCAGCCGCGGAGGCAAGCTGAAGACCCTCACCCAGGGCGTGGCCGTCGGCATGTACGTGCTGGCGCTGACGGGATGGCTGGCCACCCTGAGGTGGTGGGTGATGGCCGCGGCGGTCGTGCTGACCGTGGTGACCGGGCTCGACTATGTGAAACAGGCCATTGTGCTGCGCAGGCAGGGAATCGCCGAGCGCAAGGCCGCGTTGGAGGAGAAGGAAGCGTGA
- a CDS encoding Dps family protein: protein MYVVKSPLSDANLKTVSEALQGALVDLVDLALVAKQIHWNVVGPRFRSVHLQLDEVVDTARKYSDTVAERAAALGISPDGRAATVAVGSGIGVTPEGWVDDTTAVGALVEALAAVIARMRQRVETTGEPDPVSQDIFIGITADLEKHHWMFQAENG, encoded by the coding sequence ATGTACGTCGTGAAGAGCCCGTTGTCGGACGCGAACCTGAAGACCGTGTCCGAGGCGCTGCAAGGTGCCCTTGTCGATCTGGTGGACCTCGCCCTCGTGGCGAAGCAGATCCACTGGAACGTCGTGGGGCCGCGCTTCCGTTCCGTGCATCTCCAGCTCGACGAGGTCGTCGACACCGCGCGGAAGTACTCCGACACCGTGGCCGAGCGCGCCGCGGCCCTCGGGATCTCTCCTGACGGGCGTGCCGCGACGGTGGCCGTCGGCAGCGGGATCGGGGTGACCCCCGAAGGGTGGGTCGACGACACGACCGCCGTGGGAGCGCTCGTCGAAGCGCTGGCCGCGGTGATCGCGCGCATGCGGCAGCGGGTCGAGACGACCGGTGAGCCGGATCCGGTGAGTCAGGACATCTTCATCGGGATCACGGCGGACCTGGAGAAGCATCACTGGATGTTCCAGGCCGAGAACGGGTGA
- the rimO gene encoding 30S ribosomal protein S12 methylthiotransferase RimO: protein MPERRTVALVTLGCARNEVDSEELAGRLEADGWQLVEDAENADVAVVNTCGFVEAAKKDSVDALLEANDLKGHGRTQAVVAVGCMAERYGKELAEALPEADGVLGFDDYSDISDRLQTILNGGIHAAHTPRDRRKLLPISPAQRQESAAEVALPGHGPAEPAVAPADLPEGLAPASGPRAPLRRRLDGSPVASVKLASGCDRRCSFCAIPSFRGSFISRRPSDVLNETRWLAEQGVKEIMLVSENNTSYGKDLGDIRLLESLLPELAEVDGIERVRVSYLQPAEMRPGLIDVLTSTPKVAPYFDLSFQHSAPGVLRAMRRFGDTDRFLELLDTIRSKAPEAGVRSNFIVGFPGESEADLAELERFLNGARLDAIGVFGYSDEEGTEAATYADKLDEDVVAERLAHISRLAEELVSQRAEDRVGQTVRVLVESVDDEEGVYGRAEHQAPETDGQVLLTSGAGLRGGRMVEAKVVGTEGVDLVAEPLQGSLTSPAWSEEAGR from the coding sequence ATGCCTGAACGCCGTACCGTCGCACTCGTCACCCTTGGCTGCGCCCGTAACGAGGTGGACTCGGAGGAGCTCGCAGGCCGTTTGGAGGCGGACGGCTGGCAGCTCGTGGAGGACGCCGAGAACGCGGACGTCGCTGTCGTGAACACCTGCGGCTTCGTCGAAGCCGCGAAGAAGGACTCCGTCGACGCCCTCCTCGAAGCCAACGACCTCAAGGGGCACGGCAGAACCCAGGCCGTCGTGGCGGTGGGCTGCATGGCCGAGCGGTACGGCAAGGAACTCGCCGAAGCCCTCCCCGAGGCCGACGGCGTGCTCGGCTTCGACGACTACTCGGACATCTCGGACCGCCTGCAGACCATCCTCAACGGTGGCATCCACGCCGCGCACACCCCGCGCGACCGGCGCAAGCTGCTGCCGATCAGCCCGGCGCAGCGCCAGGAGTCGGCGGCCGAGGTGGCACTGCCCGGGCACGGCCCGGCCGAGCCCGCCGTCGCACCGGCGGATCTTCCCGAGGGCCTCGCCCCGGCCTCCGGCCCGCGCGCACCCCTGCGCCGTCGTCTGGACGGCTCCCCGGTCGCCTCCGTCAAGCTCGCCTCCGGCTGCGACCGGCGCTGCTCCTTCTGCGCCATCCCCTCCTTCCGCGGCTCCTTCATCTCCCGCCGCCCCAGCGACGTGCTGAACGAGACGCGCTGGCTGGCCGAGCAGGGCGTGAAGGAGATCATGCTGGTCTCCGAGAACAACACCTCCTACGGCAAGGACCTGGGCGACATCCGTCTGCTGGAGTCGCTGCTGCCCGAGCTCGCCGAAGTCGACGGCATCGAGCGCGTCCGCGTCAGCTACCTGCAGCCCGCCGAGATGCGGCCCGGCCTCATCGACGTGCTGACCTCGACCCCGAAGGTCGCGCCCTACTTCGACCTGTCCTTCCAGCACTCCGCGCCCGGCGTGCTGCGCGCGATGCGCCGCTTCGGTGACACCGACCGGTTCCTGGAACTGCTCGACACCATCCGCAGCAAGGCGCCCGAGGCCGGCGTGCGCTCCAACTTCATCGTGGGCTTCCCCGGCGAGAGCGAGGCCGACCTCGCCGAGCTGGAGCGGTTCCTGAACGGCGCGCGGCTGGACGCCATCGGCGTCTTCGGCTACTCCGACGAGGAGGGCACCGAGGCGGCGACCTACGCCGACAAGCTCGACGAGGACGTCGTCGCCGAGCGGCTGGCCCACATCTCCCGACTGGCCGAGGAACTCGTCTCGCAGCGGGCCGAGGACCGCGTCGGCCAGACGGTGCGGGTCCTCGTCGAGTCCGTGGACGACGAGGAGGGTGTGTACGGCCGCGCGGAGCACCAGGCGCCCGAGACGGACGGCCAGGTGCTCCTCACGAGCGGCGCGGGTCTGCGGGGCGGCCGTATGGTCGAGGCGAAGGTGGTCGGTACGGAGGGTGTCGACCTGGTGGCCGAGCCGCTGCAGGGCTCGCTCACGTCGCCTGCGTGGAGTGAGGAGGCGGGCAGATGA
- a CDS encoding helix-turn-helix domain-containing protein translates to MILLRRLLGDVLRRQRQRQGRTLREVSSSARVSLGYLSEVERGQKEASSELLSAICDALDVRMSELMREVSDELALAELAQSAAATPSEPVHTPVRSMLGSVSVAGVPPERVTIKAPAEAVDVVAA, encoded by the coding sequence ATGATTCTGCTCCGTCGCCTGCTGGGTGACGTGCTGCGTCGGCAGCGCCAGCGCCAGGGCCGTACTCTGCGCGAAGTCTCCTCGTCCGCCCGAGTCTCACTCGGCTATCTCTCCGAGGTGGAGCGGGGGCAGAAGGAGGCTTCCTCCGAGCTGCTCTCCGCCATCTGCGACGCGCTGGACGTACGGATGTCCGAGCTCATGCGGGAAGTGAGCGACGAGCTCGCCCTCGCCGAGCTGGCCCAGTCTGCTGCGGCCACCCCCAGCGAGCCTGTACACACGCCGGTTCGCTCGATGCTGGGCTCCGTGTCGGTGGCCGGTGTGCCACCGGAACGGGTGACCATCAAGGCGCCTGCCGAAGCAGTGGACGTCGTCGCCGCGTGA
- a CDS encoding SDR family NAD(P)-dependent oxidoreductase yields MPVTAYDLTGRTAFVTGAASGIGRASALLLAEAGATVHCADHDAEGLHETAALIKGNGGTARTHTLDVTDRTLLRQALTSCERLDALAAVAGIMHRSPVLETRDEDLDRVLNVNFKGVLYACQEAARLMIDRGTRGSIVTMASGAVDTGGPGLLCYGAAKAAVVQLTKTLATEVGRHGIRVNAVAPGWIRTPMTDREDSESQAHTESVMARMSPLGRVGEPEDIAHAILHLASDASAFTTGQILRPNGGVAMPW; encoded by the coding sequence ATGCCCGTCACGGCGTACGACCTCACCGGCCGCACCGCGTTCGTCACCGGCGCCGCGAGTGGCATCGGCCGCGCCTCGGCGCTTCTGCTCGCCGAGGCGGGCGCGACCGTGCATTGCGCCGACCATGACGCCGAGGGCCTGCACGAGACGGCGGCCCTGATCAAGGGCAACGGCGGCACAGCCCGCACCCACACCCTCGACGTCACCGACCGCACCCTGCTGAGGCAGGCCCTCACCTCCTGCGAACGCCTGGACGCCCTCGCCGCGGTCGCCGGGATCATGCATCGCAGCCCCGTGCTGGAGACCCGGGACGAGGACCTCGACCGAGTACTGAACGTCAACTTCAAGGGAGTGCTGTACGCCTGCCAGGAGGCCGCCCGCCTGATGATCGACCGCGGTACCCGGGGCAGCATCGTCACCATGGCCTCGGGCGCCGTCGACACAGGCGGCCCCGGTCTGCTCTGCTACGGCGCGGCCAAGGCGGCGGTGGTCCAGCTGACCAAGACCCTCGCGACGGAGGTCGGCCGGCACGGAATCCGCGTCAACGCGGTCGCCCCGGGCTGGATCCGTACGCCGATGACCGACCGCGAGGACAGCGAGTCGCAGGCGCACACGGAGTCCGTCATGGCCCGGATGTCACCCCTGGGCCGCGTGGGCGAGCCCGAGGACATCGCCCACGCGATCCTCCACCTGGCCTCCGACGCCTCGGCCTTCACAACGGGTCAGATCCTCCGCCCGAACGGGGGTGTGGCGATGCCGTGGTGA
- a CDS encoding helix-turn-helix domain-containing protein, whose product MSIGNSPEDERPFENEHVEADREEARPSIGHALQQARIAAGLTVDDVSSATRVRMNIVHAIEADDFSPCGGDVYARGHIRTLAKAVNLDPAPLLAQYGDEHGGRPAPTPAAPLFEAERIRPERRGPNWTAAMVAAIVAVIGFVGFTMFQGGDDGANEANVAEGSTPGDSASPTTKTKKPADPKPEPSDSAIAAAPQDKVTVRVAAVDDRSWIAAKDHNGRMIFDGVLKRGDSKTFQDSSKVHLVLGDAGAIDLFVNGKKIEENFQPGSVERLTYTKGDPEAG is encoded by the coding sequence GTGTCCATCGGCAACTCCCCTGAAGACGAGCGTCCGTTCGAAAACGAGCACGTCGAAGCAGACCGTGAGGAAGCCCGCCCCTCCATCGGCCATGCCCTGCAGCAGGCTCGTATCGCCGCCGGGCTGACCGTCGACGACGTCAGTAGCGCCACCCGGGTCCGCATGAACATCGTGCACGCGATCGAGGCGGACGACTTCTCCCCCTGCGGTGGGGACGTCTACGCCCGTGGGCACATCAGGACCCTGGCCAAGGCCGTCAACCTCGATCCCGCGCCGCTGCTCGCCCAGTACGGCGACGAGCACGGCGGGCGTCCGGCACCGACCCCGGCAGCCCCTCTCTTCGAGGCGGAACGTATCCGTCCGGAGCGGCGGGGGCCCAACTGGACCGCGGCCATGGTCGCCGCGATCGTCGCCGTGATCGGCTTCGTCGGGTTCACCATGTTCCAGGGCGGGGACGACGGTGCCAACGAGGCGAACGTGGCCGAGGGCTCCACGCCCGGCGACTCCGCCTCCCCGACCACCAAGACCAAGAAGCCCGCAGACCCCAAGCCCGAGCCGTCCGACAGCGCCATCGCGGCCGCGCCGCAGGACAAGGTGACCGTCCGGGTGGCCGCCGTCGACGACCGCAGCTGGATCGCCGCCAAGGACCACAACGGCCGGATGATCTTCGATGGTGTCCTCAAGCGGGGCGACTCGAAGACTTTCCAGGACAGCTCGAAGGTCCACCTCGTTCTCGGCGACGCCGGCGCGATCGACCTCTTCGTCAACGGCAAGAAGATCGAGGAGAACTTCCAGCCGGGCTCCGTCGAGCGCCTGACCTACACGAAGGGCGACCCCGAGGCCGGGTGA
- a CDS encoding Fpg/Nei family DNA glycosylase — MPEGDTVWQAARRLHDALAGKVLTRSDLRVPRFATADLTGRAVLDVTARGKHLLTRVEGGLTLHSHLRMDGSWKVYGNGQRWSGGPGHQIRAILGTTDRTAVGYRLPVLELLRTTDEQRAVGHLGPDLLGPDWDPDRALANVLQDPARELGEALLDQRNLAGIGNVYKSELCFLLGVTPWLPAGDLPADRAAKLPALAKKLLEANRDRPIRSTTGHHGQDLFVYGRAPRPCLRCRTSIRVADQGDGSRERPTYWCPTCQPGPAPAPTRHSRTN; from the coding sequence ATGCCCGAAGGTGACACGGTCTGGCAGGCCGCGAGGCGGTTGCACGACGCCCTCGCGGGCAAGGTGCTGACCCGCAGCGACCTCAGGGTGCCCCGCTTCGCCACGGCCGACCTCACGGGCCGCGCAGTCCTGGACGTCACCGCGCGCGGCAAGCACCTCCTCACTCGTGTCGAGGGCGGCCTGACCCTCCACTCCCACCTGCGGATGGACGGCTCCTGGAAGGTGTACGGAAACGGCCAGCGCTGGAGCGGCGGCCCCGGCCACCAGATCCGCGCGATCCTCGGCACCACCGACCGCACGGCCGTCGGCTACCGCCTCCCCGTCCTGGAACTCCTGCGCACCACCGACGAGCAGCGCGCGGTCGGCCACCTCGGCCCCGACCTCCTCGGCCCCGACTGGGACCCCGACCGGGCTCTCGCCAACGTCCTCCAGGACCCCGCCCGCGAACTCGGCGAGGCCCTGCTCGACCAGCGCAACCTCGCCGGCATCGGCAATGTCTACAAGAGCGAGCTCTGCTTCCTCCTGGGCGTCACCCCCTGGCTGCCGGCCGGCGACCTGCCCGCCGACCGCGCGGCGAAGCTGCCCGCGCTCGCCAAAAAGCTGCTCGAGGCCAACCGCGACCGCCCCATCCGCAGCACCACGGGCCATCACGGCCAGGACCTCTTCGTCTACGGCCGCGCCCCCCGCCCCTGCCTGCGCTGCCGCACCTCGATCCGCGTCGCCGACCAGGGCGACGGCTCCCGCGAACGCCCCACCTACTGGTGCCCCACCTGTCAGCCAGGCCCTGCCCCCGCCCCGACCCGGCACAGCCGCACCAATTGA